One region of Haladaptatus cibarius D43 genomic DNA includes:
- a CDS encoding NAD-dependent epimerase/dehydratase family protein: protein MTGTVLLTGSLDHTGRWLAVHLAERGWDVTCVGLSRTEWNLEGYRNLSFRSADLTEQVKASEVVSTENPDAVVHWTARPSPERHAGMRVFENNVISVYNVLTAAGRAGARVAWASSESAFGFPLAGEPSLPEYLPLDEEHPLRPEDPYGTSKVVGEEIGAMVARRHGVPVASIRASWIQFPGEYDCLDARSDIATGAGNFWSYVDIRDVATATEDAITADFRGHQPFLISAEDNYLDRPIEDVLSEFFGEVPGSCQITGSDSALSTEKARSMLGWEPVYSWRDSEDEDVSIFA from the coding sequence ATGACCGGTACGGTACTTTTGACCGGAAGTCTCGACCATACCGGACGGTGGCTTGCCGTCCATCTCGCCGAACGAGGGTGGGACGTTACCTGCGTCGGTCTTTCACGAACGGAATGGAATCTCGAAGGCTACCGCAATCTTTCGTTTCGGAGTGCGGATTTGACCGAACAGGTCAAAGCGTCGGAAGTCGTTTCGACCGAAAATCCGGACGCCGTGGTTCACTGGACGGCGCGCCCGTCGCCGGAGCGCCACGCCGGAATGCGCGTCTTCGAAAACAACGTCATCAGCGTGTACAACGTGTTGACCGCCGCCGGACGTGCGGGCGCTCGCGTCGCGTGGGCGTCGAGTGAAAGCGCCTTCGGATTCCCGCTCGCGGGCGAACCGTCGCTTCCGGAGTATCTCCCGCTGGACGAAGAGCATCCGCTCCGTCCGGAAGACCCCTACGGCACGTCGAAAGTCGTGGGTGAGGAAATCGGGGCGATGGTCGCTCGACGCCACGGCGTTCCTGTGGCGTCGATTCGCGCCTCGTGGATACAGTTCCCCGGCGAGTACGACTGTCTGGATGCGCGAAGCGACATCGCAACTGGTGCGGGAAACTTCTGGTCATACGTCGATATTCGAGACGTTGCAACCGCCACCGAGGACGCCATCACGGCCGATTTCCGTGGACATCAACCGTTTCTCATCAGCGCCGAGGACAACTACCTCGACAGGCCCATCGAAGATGTTCTCTCCGAGTTCTTCGGCGAAGTGCCCGGAAGTTGCCAGATTACAGGTAGTGATTCGGCGCTCTCAACCGAGAAAGCGCGGTCGATGTTGGGCTGGGAACCAGTTTACTCGTGGCGCGATTCTGAGGACGAGGACGTGTCGATATTCGCGTGA